The Klebsiella africana sequence GCAGAAAGTCGTGGCGGGTCTCCTCCGCGATCTGGCGCATCCCCTGCTCCCGCAGCGTGGGCAGCATCTGCGCAAGCTGACGGGCGACATCGTCCTCGGTAGCGCGTAACGGGAAGCTAACCCCTACCGCCTGCACCGCGCGGTCAGCCTGCGGCCACTCACTGTCGCACAGTTTCCACAGCCAGACCGGGGCGGCATAGCGCAGCAGTTCGCTGATTTTTTCCAGCCCGCGCAGGTCGCTCTCACTTATCTGCGGCGTCAGGGTGAGAGACGACGGCATCACCCGCACAATTCCGTCCAGAGGACGACCACGACGCAGCTTGCGCAGCGCGGCGTATTTTTCTTGGTCGGGCTCTGTGATCAGGTTACCGCCGTAAATCAGCACAGTGCGGTTACCTTCAAGCCACTGCTGCTGACGCAGACCAGGCGCCAGTTGTTCGATTGCTGCATCGTCGCCGGTGACCAGCAGCAGGCGGACTTTGCGGCGCCAGCGCAGGCGGTAACGTGCGTGAAGGTGCTTTTTCAGCGGGGCATAAAGGGCTTCGCCCCCGGCAGGCCTGGTGGGTTGCCGCACAGGCGCGGCTGAAGGCTTAACCTTATCTTTTATCAGCAGTCGAAAGGCCATAAACCCCAGTACCAGCAGGCTGAGTGCCATCCCCCAGATAATAAAGCCCGTGGCGATAAGCGGGCGCAGCGTTTCCCACTGCGTGGCACGATCCATCGCCCACAGCCACCATGCCAGCCCGCCCAGGAGCACCACAAGCGTGACCGCAGCAATACAGACGATAACCGTAGCCGCCACAGAGATAGCTACAGGTTTATTGACGTTGTCCATCAGGTTTTACAATTCCAATTGCGAGGGTATTCAAGGGATCGCGGGCTAGCCAGCCACACGGTTGTTGGTAGTGCGCGGCGTAGATCGCCGCCAGCGACAGAACGGTCAAGCCTTCCATCTCGCCGATGTCTCCCCAACAGGCATCCTGGCGATACAGGTTGATATCCCAACCGCTGTGCGCCAGCGTTTCCAGTCCCGGCTGAAAAAACAGCGCACAGGCTTCCGGGGGGCCGCTCAGTTCGTTCTGCTCCAGCACACGAGCGGCTACAGCAGTCAGGGCCTCCCCTTTTTCTGCGCAATAGATTTCCCCCCTGGTCAGGAGCACCGGGCCGTCCCGTCCGGCGAGCCACATTACCGCAGATTCTCCGGCGGGTTTTACGGCCCCCGGCTGGGCGACAACCACCTGACATCCGGCGATAAGCACAGTGTCATGGGGGTCAGCTTCCGCCAGAGCGTGTGTTATCTCCGCGAGGCTGGCCTCCCCACGCCAGGCATGCGGGCGTGATGGTAGTGTCATCTGCGCAACAGTGAGGGTCATCTGTGCACGAAACGCCTGCCAGGCGAGCTCCGTTCCCTGCCAGTAGCAACGCAGCGGCGGCGTAAGCGTTCTTTCACTGCGCTGTCGTTGCCATTCCATCACCAGTAGTTCCGCCAGCCGTTTTTCGCGGGCGATAGCCTCAGAAACTGAAAGGTATGGCGCTCGCAGCGCCCTGCCGCCGCCCTCGTTCTCTTCCTCTGGCGGACGCTGGTGACGGCTTAGCACCCGCAGCCAGTCAGTGGTCGTTTTGCCCATGGGCCCCAGCAACAGACCTTCCTGTAACCCGATCGGCTGCCGATGCTCCGCCCACCATTGCTGTTGTTCGTATGCTACCAGTTGGTCATAGAACCTGGCGTTATGCACGCTCATGCGGTAGTACAGCAGCCGGATCAACCAGCCGGTACCCGCCAGCACCAGAGCCAACAGGATCCCGGTGGCGGCCAGGGCGCTTTTTCCTTCTGCCGAGGGAAGTAAAGCGCTGACCCCGCCGCTAAGCAGGACCAGCAGGGCCGAAGCCGATAGCCACCTGGCCGTACCAGGCGGTCGCGCGTCTCCGTACGGGGGATACTCCGGTACCGGCCTCACTGATCAACCCCGCAGTCTGGGTTAGAGCTGACCAGCGTGCAGCCGCAGGCGCAGCGATGACCGTGCAGCGCAACCGGCTGGCCATCAATCGTGGTTCGTGCGCTGCCTTCAGCAATGGTCGTCATACCGTGTTTGTTACACTTGACCGGGTCGCCCTTGCAGGCGAATCCCAGACCAAAACACTGATAATGCCCCATCAGCACCCTGCCCCCATACTCCCGCAGGGTATCGCCTTTGCGAATGACTTTATTCATCGGATCCTCCTTATCCGCGTTCAGACCGTTGTCGTCAGAACGTCCTCCAGCCAGCTGGCCGGCAGCGCGGCTTGCCCCCGCGCCAGCTGCTCTTCCGCTTTCCGCGCCTTTTGCTGTGCGACAACGGTTCCCGGCTCGTGGGTAAATGCCCGCAGCTGCGCCCCTCCGGGCAGCTCCGGCAGCGCTTCCCCGGTTATCTTGTCCAGCACCGCCACCTCCAGCGAGCGCACGGCGCCTGTCGCAGCCAGCCCGGCCAGCTTGCCGGTCAGGCGCTTTTGCCGGAAACTGAGCACGACACCCGCGGTCACGGTCGCAAAACCCACCAGGTCTCCGGCGAGCACCAGCGGCGAGAGCGGTTTACTGCAGCGCTCGCTGAAGTAAATCATCCGGTAGCGGAAGTAACCGGTCCACATCTCGCGCGTGCCGAGCGCGGCATACATAAACCAGGCGCGTGAGTCATGCACCTGATCATCAAACAGCGCCCTCACCAGTCCGGCAGGCTGCTCCGCGTTGCTGGCTTCCCCGGCATCGGGAAAGAGGACGGCCACCCGGGCCTCTCCGTCACGCTTCATGCGCCGGTATTCCTGCGCTTCATCATCGGTATTGAGAACGAAAATCACCGGCTGCAGCACGGTATCCAGCACCAGCTGCGCCAGGTTATCCGGAATACGGTAACCGTCGTGGTAATCCTTTCCGAACTCCTTCGCCGCGTCGAACAGCTGGGTTTGATCCATCTTTGGGTCAAAATCCTTCACGCCCGGCTGCAGAACCAGCTCATCCATCCTGTCAGGAGGCTGGTTTGCTATCTGGTTCTGGCGAGCACTGAGCACCTTCTCCTGTTCTTTATCACGAATCACTTCTGCCGCCTTCCGCGCGGCAGGCAGCGCTTCGGTATTCGTGGCGCGCTGATAGAAGGGCGTTTTCAGCATCGAGCCTCTGGCATAGCGGTCGATGCGCCAGGCGGTGATCCAGGCCATCTGCTCAGCAATGACGGTTTCCAGACTGCCGCCGGCGGCAGGTGGTTCGTAGTGAGAGGCTGCTTCGGGATCGAACGTTTTCGGCGTGGTTTGGCCCAGGGTAAGTTCGCGCCAGGCGTTGAAGCGTGCACTTAAAACTTCAGATACAAAGAACTGAGAATCTAGATCAAGAGGAATGACTCTCCAACTTTGTGACTTAAATTTTTCAGGCAACGCCTGTTTAGGAACCTTTAACGGAGCGCCACAGTTAAACGCTGCTGAATACATGTCATGTAACACTATTTGAGACAACAAATGCCCATCATGTTCAGCATTCCCCTTCCCCTGCTCCCCCGGCGGATATCCTCCACCAATATCCGAGTGCATTCCCGGGTAAACCACCTCAATGGCACAGGGCGGGTATTTGCCGTTTGCCCGGCGCACAGAGTCCAGCGGAAAGCAGAGACGCTGCTCATGCCCGGAGACCAGGTGAACACATTTTTTTATCAGCCCGCCATAGGTTTCATCATCCGGCAGCTCCATCGTGCCGTCTGCCCAGGACATATGCCCGTCGGCAACCGGCACCACATGCGCCACCCCGACGGAGGCCACCGTATCCAGCAGCCCGAGAAACTCCACGCTGACGGGCAGCTGCATCCCGCCTGTCTGCAGGCACTGCGGCGGTTTTTCACCTTCCGCCGCCGGCGGGGGCAGCAGTTCGCTCAGCCAGCGCACAAAGGTGCGCGCCGCTGCCGCGCCGCGGGAAAAACCATAGACATACAGCTTGATGCCTGTCAGTTTCGGCTTGCCCGGCTCAGGCTGAATCAGCATCGGCATCAGTTTCGGGGCAAGACCATTCAGCAAGCGAGTGAACTCTTCATAGCGGTTATGGCTGCCGCCAAACCACAGCCGGTTCCAGCTGGTGCTCATTTCTTTCAGTGAACGACGACTCTCTGTGGTGGTCAGCCATTTTTCGGTGGCACTAAACATCAGCACATCGATTATGCGCAGCAGCGCCCAGTTAATCCGATCCTCCCCCTTAACTGCCCCCACCAGACCCATGGTGGAATAGTCCGGGTCATTCACTTCCGGGAAGGGGGTGCCCACGCCGGGCATATAGAATTTAAAATATTTCCCGTCCCCCTCGGCGTCATCATCAAACAGCTTGCTCTGATCGTCAGACGGCACCCCGCCAGCCGTTCCCGTTCCAATAGTCGCCCGAAACAGCCGGGCGATATTGGTCGGATGTTTCGGGTTCGCGATAAAAAAGTCATGATTTAAGTTATTGCCGGTACCGTCGAAAAACAGGCTGATGTGCAGCGTCTTGCAGCACGGCGGCTCCACGCGACGTCCGGCAGCCAGGCACAGTTCCTGGTGATAGCGCCGCTCGTCGCTGTTCTGCTGATGGCAGTTCTGCCCAACCTGCAGCGCCCGGCCCGGCAGACGTCCCTGCGGCGGAAACGGCGGCGGGACCCAGGCGGTATGGGTTTCGGTTATTTCGGACATACGGCGGGCTCCTTCATCCTGACGGGCTCTTTTATCGGATAGTTCACATTTCTCGGTGACCAGCAGCTGGTAGTCACCTTCACGTCATCGCAGGGTAAAAAGTGCACCGTAATGCCGCACACATCCTGGCCGTTATAGTCAGGCAGCGGAACGGTTTTGCTGTGCTGACGGTTCTGAGCCTTCATTTTCTTAACCCAGGCAAGGTACTTTTCATCATTACCAAAGCCAGGGGAACCTTCTGTATCACCCACCCCGGTTTCCCAGTCAACGCGCACCGTCATACCCGGCGTCCAGCGGGCGGGCACGCTGAAGCAGCAGCCGCCACCGCCTCCCTGGAACGGGCCTATAATGTCGATGCCCGACTGGCCATTGATACTGAAGTGGTTAATTGCCCATTTTGTGTGGTTGATGGCTTTTATTGTTCCGCCACCGCCGCCTCCGGCCTGTGCGGCAGGCTGTGCGCAGCCGGTTAACAGCAGCAGACCCGCCAGCAGCGGGCTGATTAATGCAGATTTCATCGGACTCTCCCTGTCGGTTTGAGGGTGATTAAGTGAGGGTGATGCCAGCCTGAATAAACGGGGCGTGCTACTTCGGACAGACGGCGGGCTCCTTCATCCTGACGGGCTCTTTTATCGGGTAGGACGGACTGCCGTAGGTGTAGCAGCTGGTGGTCACCATCACGTCATCGCAGGGTAAAAAGTGCACCGTAATGCCGCACACATCCTGGCCGTTATAGTCGGGCAACGGGACGGTTTTACTGTGCTGCCTCTTTTGGGCATCAATCCCTTTTTTCCAGGCCTTGTATTTTTCCCTGTCGGCAAATCCAGGAAAACCTTTAGAACCACCAACGCCTGATTCCCAGTCAACGCGCACTGTCATACCCGGCGTCCAGCGGGCGGGCACGCTGAAGCAGCAGCCGCCACCGCCCCCCTGAAACGGGCCTATAATGTCGATGCCCGACTGGCCGTTGACACTGAAGTGGTTGATCGCCCATTTTGTGTGGTTGATGGCGTCAATGGCGCCGCCGCCGGCCCGGGCGGCTGGCTGTGCGCAGCCGGTTAACAGCAGCAGACCCGCCAGCAGCGGGCTGATTAATGCAGATTTCATCGGACTCTCCCTGTCGGTTGAGGGTGATTAAGTGAGGGTGATGCCACCCCTGGGAAACGGAGGCGAGCTACTTCGGACAGACGGCGGGCTCCTTCATCCTGACGGGCTCTTTTATCGGGTAGGACGGACTGCCGTAGGTGTAACAGCTGGTGGTCACCTTCACGTCATCGCAGGGTAAAAAGTGCACCGTAATGCCGCACACATCCTGGCCGTTATAGTCGGGCAGCGGAACGGTTTTGCTGTGCTGGCGTTTTAGTGCTTTGATTTTTTTATACCAAACTCTTTTTTGTTGGTTATATTCTGCTATTTCTTCGGTCCAGACTTTATTATCCTGCCCTTTATAATTCGGATAAGCAGGTTCAGGAATTTCAGGAATGTCTCTGGCAAATGCGACTCCACTTTCCCAATCAACGCGCACCGTCATACCCGGCGTCCAGCGGGCGGGTACGCTGAAGCAGCAGCCGCCACCGCCCCCCTGGAACGGACCTATAATGTCGATGCCCGACTGGCCGTTGATACTGAAGTGGTTGATCGCCCATTTGGTGTGGTTGATGGCGTCAATGGTGCCGCCTCCGGCCCGGGCGGCAGGCTGCGCGCAGCCGGTTAACAGCAGCAGACCCGCCAGCAGCGGGCTGATTAATGCAGATTTCATCGGACTCTCCCTGTCGGTTTGAGGGTGATTAAGTGAAGGTGATGCCAGCCTGAATAAACGGGGCGTGCTACTCCGGACAGACGGCCGGCTCCTTCATCCTGACGGGCTCTTTTATCGGGTACGACGGACTGCCGTAGGTGTAACAGCTGGTGGTCACCTTCACGTCATCGCAGGGTAAAAAGTGCACCGTAATGCCGCACACATCCTGGCCGTTATAGTCGGGCAGCGGGACAGTTTTGCTGTGCTGCCGATGACTGGCTTTTATTTTCTTTTCCCATTCAAGATATTTATTCCAGTTTTCATATCCCGGGAAATCATCAGTTGAAGCTTCCCCACTTTCCCAGTCAACGCGCACCGTCATACCCGGCGTCCAGCGGGCGGGCACGCTGAAGCAGCAGCCGCCTCCGCCCCCCTGAAACGGGCCTATTGAATCGATACCCGACTGGCCATTGATACTGAAGTGGTTAATTGCCCATTTGGTGTGGTTGATGGCGTCAATGGTGCCGCCTCCGCCGCCTCCGGCCTGTGCGGCTGACTGCGCGCAGCCGGTTAACAGCAGCAGACCCGCCAGCAGCGGGCTGATTAATGCAGATGTCATCGGGCTATCCCTGTCCATCGGTTCCTCCTTATCCGCGTTCAGACCGTTGTCGTCAGAACGTCCTCCAGCCAGCTGGCCGGCAGCGCGGCTTGCCCCCGCGCCAGCTGCTCGTCCGCTTTCCGCGCCTTTTGCTGTGCGACAACGGTTCCCGGCTCGTGGGTAAATGCCCGCAGCTGCTCCCCTCCGGGCAGCTCCGGCAGCGCTTCCCCGGTTATCTGGTCCAGCACCGCCACCTCCAGCGAGCGCACGGCGCCTGTCGCAGCCAGCCCGGCCAGCTTGCCGGTCAGGCGCTTTTGCCGGAAACTGAGCACGACACCCGCGGTCACGGTCGCAAAACCCACCAGGTCTCCGGCGAGCACCAGCGGCGAGAGCGGTTTACTGCAGCGCTCGCTGAAGTAAATCATCCGGTAGCGGAAGTAACCGGTCCACATCTCGCGCGTGCCGAGCGCGGCATACATAAACCAGGCGCGTGAGTCATGTATCTGGTCATCAAACAGCGCCCTCACCAGCCCGGCAGGCTGTTCCGCGTTGCTGGCCTCCCCGGCATCGGGAAAGAGGACGGCCACCCGGGCTTCTCCGTCACGCTTCATGCGCCGGTATTCCTGCGCTTCATCATCGGTATTGAGAACGAAAATCACCGGCTGCAGCACGGTATCCAGCACCAGCTGCGCCAGGTTATCCGGGATACGGTAACCGCCGTGGTAATCCTTTCCGAACTCCTTCGCCGCGTCGAACAGCTGGGTTTGATCCATCTTTGGGTCAAAATCCTTCACGCCCGGCTGCAGAACCAGCTCGTCCATCCTGTCAGGAGGCTGGTTTGCTATCTGGTTCTGGCGAGCACTGAGCACCTTCTCCTGTTCTTTATCACGAATCACTTCTGCCGCCTTCCGCGCGGCAGGCAGCGCTTCGGTATTCGTGGCGCGCTGATAGAAGGGCGTTTTCAGCATCGAGCCTCTGGCATAGCGGTCGATGCGCCAGGCGGTGATCCAGGCCATCTGCTCAGCAATGACGGTTTCCAGACTGCCGCCGGCGGCAGGTGGTTCGTAGTGAGAGGCTGCTTCGGGATCGAACGTTTTCGGCGTGGTTTGGCCCAGGGTAAGTTCGCGCCAGGCGTTGAAGCGTTTGACTAGTGGTGTATCAACATCGAATTCGGAGAGGGTATCCGCATCCATAATTCTCCAACGTTGAGCGCTCAAGTCATCAGGCAAAATACCTTCAGGAACTTTCAACGGTGCTCCAACCTCAAAAGCGGCTTCATACAAATCATTAAGTGGGATCTGCGATAGTAATAAGCTGTCATCCTCACCATTCGCTTTCCCCTGATCCCCCGGCGGATATCCTCCACCAATATCCGAGTGCATCCCCGGGTAAACCACCTCAGTGGCACAGGGCGGGTATTTGCCGTTTGCCCGCCGCACCGAGTCCAGCGGAAAGCAGAGACGCTGCTCATGCCCGGAGACCAGGTGAACACATTTTTTTATCAGCCCGCCATAGGTTTCATCATCCGGCAGCTCCATCGTGCCGTCTGCCCAGGACATATGCCCGTCGGCAACCGGCACCACATGCGCCACCCCGACGGAGGCCACCGTATCCAGCAGTCCGAGAAACTCCACGCTGACGGGCAGCTGCATCCCGCCTGTCTGCAGGCACTGCGGCGGTTTTTCACCTTCCGCCGCCGGCGGGGGCAGCAGTTCGCTCAGCCAGCGCACAAAGGTGCGCGCCGCTGCCGCGCCGCGGGAAAAACCATAGACATACAGCTTGATGCCTGTCAGTTTCGGCTTGCCCGGCTCAGGCTGAATAATCAGGGGCTTCAAATCAGAGGCCAAATCATTCAGCAAACGAGTGAACTCTTCATAGCGGTTATGGCTGCCGCCAAACCACAGCCGGTTCCAGCTGGTACCCATTTTTTTGAGGGATTCACGGCTGGCTCCTTCGGACAGCTTTATGCTGTTGTTTTCCTTGTCCTTACTCAGGCGCATTAGCACATCAATAATCCGCAGCAGCGCCCAGTTAATCCGCTCCTCACCCTTAACTGCACCCACCAGACCCATGGTCGAATAGTCCGGGTCATTCACTTCCGGGAACGGGGTGCCCACACCGGGAATATAAAACTTGAAGTATTTTCCTCCACTGTCTTTTACCCCATCCAGCGGCATCTTTTTGGTATCAGTGACGCCGCCGGCGGTGCCGTCGCCAATGGTGGCGCGAAACAAACGCGCGATATTGGTCGGATGCTTCGGGTCAGACAGCAGCAGGTCATTGTTCAGGTTATTACCCGTACCGTCGAAAAACAGGCTGATGTGCAGCGTCTTGCAGCACGGCGGCTCCACGCGACGTCCGGCAGCCAGGCACAGTTCCTGGTGATAGCGCCGCTCGTCGCTGTTCTGCTGATGGCAGTTCTGCCCAACCTGCAGCGCCCGGCCCGGCAGACGTCCCTGCGGCGGAAACGGCGGCGGGACCCAGGCGGCATGGGTTTCGGTTATTTCGGACATACGGCGGGCTCCTTCATCCTGACGGGCTCTTTTATCGGGTACGACGGACTGCCGTAGGTGTAACAGCTGGTGGTCACCTTCACGTCATCGCAGGGTAAAAAGTGCACTGTAATGCCGCACACATCCTGGCCGTTATAGTCGGGCAGCGGAACGGTTTGGCTGTGCTGGCGTTTTTGGGCATCAATGTCTGCTATCCAGGCTTTATATTTAGCCCTGTCAGCAAACCCCGGGAAACCCGCAGATGAACCCTGCCCGGTTTCCCAGTCAACGCGCACCGTCATACCCGGCGTCCAGCGGGCGGGCACGCTGAAGCAGCAGCCGCCACCGCCCCCCTGAAACGGGCCTATTGAATCGATACCCGACTGGCCATTGATACTGAAGTGGTTAATTGCCCATTTGGTGTGGTTGATGGCGTCAATGGTGCCACCGCCTCCGGCCTGTGCGGCAGGCTGTGCGCAGCCGGTTAACAGCAGCAGACCCGCCAGCAGCGGGCTGATTAATGCAGATTTCATCGGACTCTCCCTGTCGGTTTGAGGGTGATTAAGTGAAGGTGATGCCATCCTGAATAAACGAAGGCGGGCTACTTCGGACAGACGGCGGGCTCCTTCATCCTGACGGGCTCTTTTATCGGATAGTTCGCATTTCTCGGTGACCAGCAGCTGGTGGTCACCTTCACGTCATCGCAGGGTAAAAAGTGCACCGTAATGCCGCATACATCCTGGCCGTTATAGTCGGGCAGCGGAACGGTTTTGCTGTGCTGCCTCTTTTGGGCATCAATCCCTTTTTTCCAGGCAAGGTATTTCGCCTCATCAGCAAACCCCGGGAAACCCGCGGATGAACCCTGCCCGGTTTCCCATTCAACGCGCACCGTCATACCCGGCGTCCAGCGGGCGGGCACGCTGAAGCAGCAGCCGCCTCCGCCCCCCTGAAACGGGCCTATTGAATCGATGCCCGACTGGCCGTTGACACTGAAGTGGTTGATCGCCCATTTGGTGTGGTTGATGGCTTTTATTGTTCCGCCACCGCCGCCTCCGGCCTGTGCGGCAGGCTGCGCGCAGCCGGTTAACAGCAGCAGACCCGCCAGCAGCGGGCTGATTAATGCAGATTTCATCGGACTCTCCCTGTCGGTTGAGGGTAATGAAGGGATGGTGATGTCACCCCGGGGAAACGAAGGCGTGCTACTTCGGACATACGGCGGGCTCCTTCATCCTGACGGGCTCTTTTATCGGGTACGACGGACTGCCGTAGGTGTAACAGCTGGTGGTCACCTTCACGTCATCGCAGGGTAAAAAGTGCACCGTAATGCCGCACACATCCTGGCCGTTATAGTCGGGCAACGGGACGGTTTTACTGTGCTGACGGTTGTTTTGTTTTAAATTATCTCTCCACTCTCTGTATTTTTTTGAATCAGCAAATCCAGGAAAACCTTCAGTCGATGCCTCACCACTTTCCCAGTCAACGCGCACCGTCATACCCGGCGTCCAGCGGGCGGGTACGCTGAAGCAGCAGCCGCCACCGCCCCCCTGGAACGGACCTATAATGTCGATGCCCGACTGGCCGTTGATACTGAAGTGGTTGATCGCCCATTTGGTGTGGTTGATGGCGTCAATGGTGCCGCCTCCGGCCCGGGCGGCAGGCTGCGCGCAGCCGGTTAACAGCAGCAGACCCGCCAGCAGCGGGCTGATTAATGCAGATTTCATCGGACTCTCCCTGTAGTGGTCAAGTAATATTGGCCACGGTTTTACAGTAAAAATGGTATCTGTTCTCAGACTCTTCCGGAGTCAACCCACCGTTATAATGGTGAGGTCTGACGCTGTTGTAGTAGTTCAATATGTAACCATTAATTTGCTGTCGGGCTTCGTCCTTGCCTGCGTAACCATTCACCGGTACCCATTCTGTTTTCAGACTGCGGAAGAAGCGTTCCATGGGACTATTGTCCCAGCAGTTTCCCCGCCGACTGACGCTTTGTTTTATTCTGTAACGCCAGAGAAGTTGTTGATATTTCAGACCGGTATACTGGCTTCCCTGATCGCTATGGAACATGACATCATGCGGTTGACCACGCGTCTCATAAGCCATCCGCAGAGCGTTGCTTATCAGTGCGGTATTGGCATGCGCTGACAGACTCCAGCCGATAACCCTGCGGGCAAAAAGATCCATAACGATCGCCAGATAGCACCAGCGATTTCCTGCCTGGATATACGTAATATCTCCGCACCATACCCGATCTGGCTCGGGCACAGCGAACTGGCGCTCAAGCAGATTCGGCAGGCAGGTATGCTCCTGACGGGCATTTTTGTACTGATGTTTTCCGGGCTGGCAACTGCTCAGGTTCAGATATTTCATCAGACGCCCCGCACGGTAACGGCTCATCGGGACGCCGTTCTGGGTCAGCATGTCAGCCAGAGTGCGCGCCCCTGCTGAGCCCCGGCTCTGATTCCACGCCCGGCGTATTTCGCTGCACAGCCTGACTCGCGCCGGATTAACCGTATCGCGTCGTTTTCGCCAGTATCGGTAACTGCTGCGGTGTATTCCCAGAGCAGAACACAGGCTGACGACCGTGTGGCTGTCACTCAGTCTGGCAACTATCGTGAACCGTTCAGTGAGTCGGACATCAAGAGCGCGGTAGCCTTTTTTAATATCGTATTCTGCTCCTCCAGGCGACGAACCTGCTTTTCCAGCTCGCGGATACGTTGCTGGTCTGGAGTAATAGGTGTGGCAGAGGGCGTAATCCCCTGGCGCTCTCGCCTGAGCTGGCGTACCCAGCTCTCAAGCGTGGTAGAACCGACATTCATCGCTTCACTGGCTTGTCGATAGGAGTAGCCCTTATCAACAATCAGCTGTGCACATTCCAGCCTGAACTCGGGGGTGAAAGTACGCTTAGTTTTCTTGTTCATTAAGTCACCTGTTTTGTGTTGAGGTGAGAATATCACCTTTAATCAGGTGGCCAAATTTACTGTGCCACTACACCCTGTCGGTTTGAGGGTGATTAAGTGAAGGTGATGCCAGCCTGAATAAACGGGGCGTGCTACTCCGGACAGACGGCCGGCTCCTTCATCCTGACGGGCTCTTTTATCGGGTACGACGGACTGCCGTAGGTGTAACAGCTGGTGGTCACCTTCACGTCATCGCAGGGTAAAAAGTGCACCGTAATGCCGCACACATCCTGGCCGTTATAGTCGGGCAGCGGGACAGTTTTGCTGTGCTGCCGATGACTGGCTTTTATTTTCTTTTCCCATTCAAGATATTTATTCCAGTTTTCATATCCCGGGAAATCATCAGTTGAAGCTTCCCCACTTTCCCAGTCAACGCGCACCGTCATACCCGGCGTCCAGCGGGCGGGCACGCTGAAGCAGCAGCCGCCTCCGCCCCCCTGAAACGGGCCTATTGAATCGATACCCGACTGGCCATTGATACTGAAGTGGTTAATTGCCCATTTGGTGTGGTTGATGGCGTCAATGGTGCCGCCTCCGCCGCCTCCGGCCTGTGCGGCTGACTGCGCGCAGCCGGTTAACAGCAGCAGACCCGCCAGCAGCGGGCTGATTAATGCAGATGTCATCGGGCTATCCCTGTCCATCGGTTCCTCCTTATCCGCGTTCAGACCGTTGTCGTCAGAACGTCCTCCAGCCAGCTGGCCGGCAGCGCGGCTTGCCCCCGCGCCAGCTGCTCGTCCGCTTTCCGCGCCTTTTGCTGTGCGACAACGGTTCCCGGCTCGTGGGTAAATGCCCGCAGCTGCTCCCCTCCGGGCAGCTCCGGCAGCGCTTCCCCGGTTATCTGGTCCAGCACCGCCACCTCCAGCGAGCGCACGGCGCCTGTCGCAGCCAGCCCGGCCAGCTTGCCGGTCAGGCGCTTTTGCCGGAAACTGAGCACGACACCCGCGGTCACGGTCGCAAAACCCACCAGGTCTCCGGCGAGCACCAGCGGCGAGAGCGGTTTACTGCAGCGCTCGCTGAAGTAAATCATCCGGTAGCGGAAGTAACCGGTCCACATCTCGCGCGTGCCGAGCGCGGCATACATAAACCAGGCGCGTGAGTCATGTATCTGGTCATCAAACAGCGCCCTCACCAGCCCGGCAGGCTGTTCCGCGTTGCTGGCCTCCCCGGCATCGGGAAAGAGGACGGCCACCCGGGCTTCTCCGTCACGCTTCATGCGCCGGTATTCCTGCGCTTCATCAT is a genomic window containing:
- the tli1 gene encoding T6SS immunity phospholipase A1-binding lipoprotein Tli1-KP gives rise to the protein MKSALISPLLAGLLLLTGCAQPAAQAGGGGTIDAINHTKWAINHFSINGQSGIDSIGPFQGGGGGCCFSVPARWTPGMTVRVDWETGQGSSAGFPGFADRAKYKAWIADIDAQKRQHSQTVPLPDYNGQDVCGITVHFLPCDDVKVTTSCYTYGSPSYPIKEPVRMKEPAVCPK
- the tli1 gene encoding T6SS immunity phospholipase A1-binding lipoprotein Tli1-KP; this encodes MKSALISPLLAGLLLLTGCAQPAARAGGGTIDAINHTKWAINHFSINGQSGIDIIGPFQGGGGGCCFSVPARWTPGMTVRVDWESGEASTEGFPGFADSKKYREWRDNLKQNNRQHSKTVPLPDYNGQDVCGITVHFLPCDDVKVTTSCYTYGSPSYPIKEPVRMKEPAVCPK
- a CDS encoding IS3 family transposase (programmed frameshift) yields the protein MIFSPQHKTGDLMNKKTKRTFTPEFRLECAQLIVDKGYSYRQASEAMNVGSTTLESWVRQLRRERQGITPSATPITPDQQRIRELEKQVRRLEEQNTIFKKGYRALDVRLTERFTIVARLSDSHTVVSLCSALGIHRSSYRYWRKRRDTVNPARVRLCSEIRRAWNQSRGSAGARTLADMLTQNGVPMSRYRAGRLMKYLNLSSCQPGKHQYKNARQEHTCLPNLLERQFAVPEPDRVWCGDITYIQAGNRWCYLAIVMDLFARRVIGWSLSAHANTALISNALRMAYETRGQPHDVMFHSDQGSQYTGLKYQQLLWRYRIKQSVSRRGNCWDNSPMERFFRSLKTEWVPVNGYAGKDEARQQINGYILNYYNSVRPHHYNGGLTPEESENRYHFYCKTVANIT
- the tli1 gene encoding T6SS immunity phospholipase A1-binding lipoprotein Tli1-KP gives rise to the protein MKSALISPLLAGLLLLTGCAQPAAQAGGGGGGTIKAINHTKWAINHFSVNGQSGIDSIGPFQGGGGGCCFSVPARWTPGMTVRVEWETGQGSSAGFPGFADEAKYLAWKKGIDAQKRQHSKTVPLPDYNGQDVCGITVHFLPCDDVKVTTSCWSPRNANYPIKEPVRMKEPAVCPK
- a CDS encoding T6SS phospholipase effector Tle1-like catalytic domain-containing protein translates to MSEITETHAAWVPPPFPPQGRLPGRALQVGQNCHQQNSDERRYHQELCLAAGRRVEPPCCKTLHISLFFDGTGNNLNNDLLLSDPKHPTNIARLFRATIGDGTAGGVTDTKKMPLDGVKDSGGKYFKFYIPGVGTPFPEVNDPDYSTMGLVGAVKGEERINWALLRIIDVLMRLSKDKENNSIKLSEGASRESLKKMGTSWNRLWFGGSHNRYEEFTRLLNDLASDLKPLIIQPEPGKPKLTGIKLYVYGFSRGAAAARTFVRWLSELLPPPAAEGEKPPQCLQTGGMQLPVSVEFLGLLDTVASVGVAHVVPVADGHMSWADGTMELPDDETYGGLIKKCVHLVSGHEQRLCFPLDSVRRANGKYPPCATEVVYPGMHSDIGGGYPPGDQGKANGEDDSLLLSQIPLNDLYEAAFEVGAPLKVPEGILPDDLSAQRWRIMDADTLSEFDVDTPLVKRFNAWRELTLGQTTPKTFDPEAASHYEPPAAGGSLETVIAEQMAWITAWRIDRYARGSMLKTPFYQRATNTEALPAARKAAEVIRDKEQEKVLSARQNQIANQPPDRMDELVLQPGVKDFDPKMDQTQLFDAAKEFGKDYHGGYRIPDNLAQLVLDTVLQPVIFVLNTDDEAQEYRRMKRDGEARVAVLFPDAGEASNAEQPAGLVRALFDDQIHDSRAWFMYAALGTREMWTGYFRYRMIYFSERCSKPLSPLVLAGDLVGFATVTAGVVLSFRQKRLTGKLAGLAATGAVRSLEVAVLDQITGEALPELPGGEQLRAFTHEPGTVVAQQKARKADEQLARGQAALPASWLEDVLTTTV